In one window of Nocardiopsis aegyptia DNA:
- a CDS encoding C40 family peptidase, protein MRTQRECERTEACRPTERGRQASPVGRSGPRAAAVALAVVAALAAGNAPALAQPAATAATAATAAIAVPASPAAGAEGERIHQALSSSTVEEAIDAAESHKGKPYAWGGTGPDSFDCSGLVQASFREAGVRLPRIAQDQVNSGTRISYSRAERGDLLYWTDNGGYAYHVAIYLGGGRMIDAPSSGRRIGERAVTHYNLAGAVRL, encoded by the coding sequence ATGCGAACACAGCGAGAGTGCGAGCGAACTGAGGCCTGTCGTCCCACCGAGAGGGGGCGGCAGGCCTCGCCCGTAGGCCGGTCCGGGCCGCGCGCGGCGGCCGTGGCGCTGGCCGTCGTCGCGGCGCTGGCCGCCGGGAACGCTCCGGCCCTGGCGCAGCCGGCCGCCACCGCCGCCACCGCCGCCACCGCCGCCATCGCGGTACCCGCGTCCCCGGCCGCCGGCGCGGAGGGGGAGCGGATCCACCAGGCGCTGTCCTCCTCGACGGTCGAGGAGGCCATCGACGCCGCCGAGTCCCACAAGGGCAAGCCCTACGCCTGGGGCGGCACGGGGCCCGACTCCTTCGACTGCTCCGGACTCGTCCAGGCGTCCTTCCGCGAAGCCGGGGTGCGCCTGCCCCGCATCGCGCAGGACCAGGTGAACTCGGGGACGCGCATCTCCTACTCCCGGGCCGAGCGCGGCGACCTCCTGTACTGGACCGACAACGGCGGCTACGCCTACCACGTGGCCATCTACCTCGGCGGCGGACGCATGATCGACGCTCCGAGCTCCGGCCGCCGCATCGGCGAGCGGGCCGTGACCCACTACAACCTCGCCGGAGCGGTCCGGCTCTGA
- a CDS encoding SGNH/GDSL hydrolase family protein yields MSRTDLAPHARSVPRTVRRSLVPLAAAALGLSLVSAPAAAETGEAAFEHYVALGDSFTAGPLIPPTAPGSDPRCLRSGANYPHLVADALGVAEFTDASCSGAVIADLSEPQHEDLTDVPPQYDALTPETDLVSVGISGNDLGFSEIFVRCAKLSLRNPLGSPCANHYGDTLDGRVEELRDDVAGVYAEVGERSPDATVLAVGYLQILPESGGCWPTMPVARGDVAYLDALQTSLNTMIAEEAGAAGAVYIDVLERGHDVCEPAGDRWVEGVVPENTAFPVHPNEAGMAVTADRVLAGLGVAPAEV; encoded by the coding sequence GTGTCCCGTACCGATCTGGCCCCCCACGCCCGTTCCGTCCCCCGCACCGTTCGCCGCAGCCTCGTCCCGCTGGCCGCGGCCGCGCTGGGCCTGTCCCTGGTCTCGGCACCCGCCGCCGCCGAGACCGGGGAGGCCGCGTTCGAGCACTACGTCGCCCTCGGCGACTCCTTCACCGCGGGTCCGCTGATCCCGCCGACCGCGCCCGGCTCCGATCCCCGGTGCCTGCGGTCGGGCGCCAACTACCCCCACCTGGTCGCCGACGCCCTGGGCGTCGCCGAGTTCACCGACGCGAGCTGCTCGGGTGCGGTGATCGCCGACCTGAGTGAGCCCCAGCACGAGGACCTGACCGACGTCCCGCCGCAGTACGACGCGCTCACCCCGGAGACCGACCTGGTGAGCGTCGGGATCTCCGGCAACGACCTCGGGTTCTCCGAGATCTTCGTGCGCTGCGCCAAGCTGAGCCTGCGGAACCCGCTCGGCAGCCCGTGCGCGAACCACTACGGCGACACCCTGGACGGCCGCGTGGAGGAGCTCCGCGACGACGTCGCGGGGGTCTACGCCGAGGTCGGCGAGCGCAGCCCCGACGCCACCGTGCTCGCGGTCGGCTACCTCCAGATCCTCCCGGAGAGCGGCGGCTGCTGGCCGACCATGCCGGTCGCGCGCGGTGACGTCGCCTACCTGGACGCGCTGCAGACCTCGCTGAACACGATGATCGCGGAGGAGGCCGGGGCCGCCGGCGCGGTCTACATCGACGTCCTCGAACGCGGCCACGACGTCTGCGAGCCCGCCGGGGACCGGTGGGTCGAGGGCGTGGTGCCGGAGAACACCGCCTTCCCGGTCCACCCCAACGAGGCGGGGATGGCGGTCACGGCCGACCGGGTCCTGGCCGGCCTCGGCGTCGCTCCGGCCGAGGTCTGA
- the radA gene encoding DNA repair protein RadA: protein MAKAAKSTFRCSDCGWSTLKWVGRCGECQAWGTVEEAGAPAAASVAAAPVTSRARPITEISVESAEAVPTGVDELDRVLGGGAVPGGVVLLAGEPGVGKSTLLLEVAAKRAAEGPVLYVTGEESAGQVRLRAERLNALSDKLFLAAETSIASLVSHVDEVAPRLLVVDSVQTMVSPDATGVPGGVTQVRQVAGALIQIAKERGIATVLVGHVTKDGSIAGPRMLEHLVDVVLHFEGERHSQLRLLRAVKNRYGPTDEIGVFELTESGIVGLPDPSGLFLTERTDPVPGTCVTVTLEGRRPLITEVQALVAPTPLPAPRRATSGLDTSRVNMILAVLEKRTGMRLANMDVYASTVGGVRLGEPAVDLALALAAASSNNDVALPRGFIAVGEVGLAGDVRAVNGVRRRVAEAQRLGFTEAVVPKHFGDPVPGIRTHEVEELSEALVRVARRRGRSQDG, encoded by the coding sequence ATGGCCAAAGCAGCGAAGTCCACGTTCCGGTGCTCCGACTGCGGTTGGAGCACCCTCAAGTGGGTGGGACGCTGCGGTGAGTGCCAGGCCTGGGGCACGGTTGAGGAGGCCGGAGCCCCGGCCGCCGCCTCCGTGGCCGCCGCGCCGGTCACCTCCCGCGCGCGGCCCATCACCGAGATCAGCGTGGAGAGCGCCGAGGCGGTCCCCACCGGCGTCGACGAACTCGACCGGGTCCTGGGCGGCGGCGCCGTGCCCGGCGGCGTGGTCCTGCTCGCGGGCGAGCCCGGCGTGGGCAAGTCGACGCTGCTCCTGGAGGTCGCCGCCAAGCGCGCCGCCGAGGGCCCGGTCCTGTACGTGACCGGCGAGGAGTCCGCCGGTCAGGTGCGCCTGCGCGCCGAACGGCTGAACGCGCTGTCGGACAAGCTCTTCCTGGCCGCGGAGACCTCCATCGCCTCCCTGGTCAGCCATGTGGACGAGGTCGCCCCGCGGCTGCTCGTCGTCGACTCGGTGCAGACGATGGTCTCCCCCGACGCCACGGGCGTGCCGGGCGGCGTCACCCAGGTGCGGCAGGTGGCCGGCGCGCTGATCCAGATCGCCAAGGAGCGCGGCATCGCCACCGTCCTGGTCGGCCACGTCACCAAGGACGGGTCCATCGCCGGCCCCCGCATGCTGGAGCACCTGGTGGACGTGGTGCTGCACTTCGAGGGCGAGCGCCACTCCCAGCTGCGCCTGCTGCGCGCGGTGAAGAACCGGTACGGGCCCACGGACGAGATCGGTGTGTTCGAGCTGACCGAGTCCGGCATCGTCGGCCTCCCCGACCCCAGCGGCCTCTTCCTCACCGAGCGCACGGACCCCGTCCCGGGCACCTGCGTCACGGTGACACTGGAGGGGCGGCGGCCGCTCATCACCGAGGTGCAGGCGTTGGTCGCGCCCACTCCGCTGCCCGCGCCCCGGCGGGCCACCTCGGGCCTGGACACCTCACGTGTGAACATGATCCTGGCGGTCCTGGAGAAGCGCACGGGGATGCGGCTGGCCAACATGGACGTCTACGCCTCCACCGTGGGCGGTGTGCGCCTCGGTGAGCCCGCCGTCGACCTGGCCCTGGCCCTGGCCGCAGCGAGCTCCAACAACGACGTCGCCCTGCCGCGCGGGTTCATCGCCGTCGGCGAGGTCGGCCTCGCCGGGGACGTGCGCGCGGTCAACGGGGTGCGCCGCCGCGTCGCCGAGGCCCAGCGCCTGGGGTTCACCGAGGCGGTCGTCCCCAAGCACTTCGGGGACCCGGTCCCGGGGATCCGCACGCACGAGGTGGAGGAGCTGAGCGAGGCGCTGGTCCGCGTGGCGCGGCGGCGCGGGCGCTCCCAGGACGGGTGA
- a CDS encoding SSI family serine proteinase inhibitor, translated as MRRSVAIITGTAAVLALGLAAPAQAYDTGTAAHYTLQLAVGQRETPREATLTCGRTAGGTHPNAAEACELIAEAGSVEAVMVDPGGVCTLEYLPHEVTVSGGEQYSEVFGNKCRMTTAKGPIFDF; from the coding sequence GTGAGACGTTCGGTCGCCATCATCACCGGAACCGCCGCCGTGCTCGCCTTGGGGCTCGCCGCCCCCGCGCAGGCGTACGACACCGGAACCGCCGCCCACTACACCCTGCAACTGGCCGTCGGCCAGCGCGAGACCCCGCGCGAAGCCACCCTCACGTGCGGGCGGACGGCCGGGGGCACGCACCCGAACGCCGCCGAGGCCTGCGAGCTGATCGCCGAGGCCGGCTCCGTCGAGGCCGTCATGGTCGACCCCGGCGGCGTCTGCACCCTGGAGTACCTGCCGCACGAGGTCACGGTCTCGGGCGGGGAGCAGTACTCCGAGGTGTTCGGCAACAAGTGCCGGATGACCACGGCCAAGGGTCCGATCTTCGACTTCTGA
- a CDS encoding A/G-specific adenine glycosylase produces the protein MSENPYSTAVLAWYEAHARDLPWRAPDASPWSILVSEIMLQQTPVVRVLPAWRAWMERWPTPAHLAKEPSGEAVRMWNRLGYPRRALRLHACAVAITEQHDGRVPDDHAALLALPGVGAYTAAAVASFAYGQRHAILDTNVRRVLARAETGIQYPPKTQTKAETALAESLLPPEASVAARWGVAVMELGALVCTARTPACADCPIAHECAWKAAGRPAHDGPPRRGQTYEGTDRQVRGRLLAVLRASAHPVAKDALDAVWDDGVQRERALDALVADGLVDPLDDGRYALPGY, from the coding sequence ATGAGCGAAAACCCTTACAGCACAGCCGTTCTCGCCTGGTACGAGGCGCACGCGCGCGACCTTCCCTGGCGCGCTCCCGACGCGTCCCCCTGGTCGATCCTCGTCAGCGAGATCATGCTCCAGCAGACCCCCGTCGTGCGGGTCCTGCCCGCCTGGCGCGCCTGGATGGAACGCTGGCCCACCCCCGCCCACCTGGCCAAAGAGCCCTCAGGTGAGGCCGTGCGCATGTGGAACCGCCTCGGTTACCCGCGCCGCGCCCTCCGCCTGCACGCGTGCGCCGTGGCCATCACCGAGCAGCACGACGGACGGGTCCCCGACGACCACGCCGCCCTGCTCGCGCTGCCCGGGGTCGGCGCGTACACCGCGGCGGCCGTGGCGAGCTTCGCCTACGGACAGCGGCACGCCATTCTGGACACCAACGTTCGTCGTGTCCTGGCGAGGGCCGAAACCGGGATCCAGTACCCGCCGAAAACCCAGACCAAGGCGGAGACGGCCCTGGCCGAGTCCCTTCTGCCGCCCGAGGCGTCCGTCGCCGCGCGCTGGGGCGTGGCCGTGATGGAGCTGGGCGCCCTCGTGTGCACCGCCCGGACGCCCGCGTGCGCCGACTGCCCCATCGCGCACGAGTGCGCCTGGAAGGCGGCCGGACGACCCGCCCACGACGGGCCGCCCCGCCGCGGCCAGACCTACGAGGGCACCGACCGCCAGGTCCGGGGACGGCTGCTGGCCGTCCTGCGCGCCTCCGCCCACCCGGTCGCCAAGGACGCGTTGGACGCCGTCTGGGACGACGGAGTCCAACGCGAGCGCGCCCTGGACGCCCTCGTGGCCGACGGCCTCGTGGACCCCCTCGACGACGGCCGCTACGCCCTCCCCGGCTACTGA
- a CDS encoding DUF3105 domain-containing protein codes for MTSPQEPHPQGPHAHGPQQPGPYGGPHGPAQGGPAPGAPYGGAPAGGMPPGPYGPGAGGPYGGPPQGPHGHYAPPPAPRKKGGGGVIAAVIGGVVLVLLLVVGGVVAFVMTRSDGGGGALAGGEIEGVRFFDELPREHVQEGETVDYDGNLPPVGGEHYPIWQDCGVYDEPLRAEYAVHSLEHGAVWIGYDPALPESDVQALADLYSPGDYLLISPMEGVETPVVASAWGVQLPLDGVDDPRLPRFLAEYTQGERTPEPGAACSGGYSGAQ; via the coding sequence ATGACCTCACCTCAGGAACCCCACCCCCAGGGGCCGCACGCCCACGGTCCCCAGCAGCCCGGTCCGTACGGCGGACCGCACGGCCCCGCGCAGGGCGGCCCGGCGCCCGGGGCACCCTACGGCGGAGCGCCCGCGGGCGGGATGCCGCCCGGACCGTACGGCCCCGGGGCGGGCGGGCCCTACGGCGGGCCACCGCAGGGCCCCCACGGCCACTACGCGCCGCCGCCCGCCCCCCGAAAGAAGGGCGGGGGAGGCGTCATCGCCGCCGTCATCGGCGGGGTGGTCCTGGTCCTGCTCCTCGTGGTGGGCGGGGTCGTCGCGTTCGTCATGACGCGCTCCGACGGGGGCGGCGGAGCGCTCGCCGGCGGTGAGATCGAGGGCGTCCGGTTCTTCGATGAACTCCCCAGGGAGCACGTGCAGGAGGGGGAGACGGTCGACTACGACGGGAACCTTCCACCGGTGGGCGGGGAGCACTACCCGATCTGGCAGGACTGCGGGGTCTACGACGAGCCGCTCCGCGCGGAGTACGCGGTGCACTCTCTGGAGCACGGGGCGGTGTGGATCGGCTACGACCCGGCGCTCCCGGAGTCCGACGTCCAGGCCCTGGCCGACCTGTACTCGCCCGGGGACTACCTGCTGATCAGCCCCATGGAGGGCGTGGAGACGCCCGTGGTCGCCTCCGCCTGGGGAGTCCAGCTCCCCCTCGACGGCGTCGACGACCCGCGCCTGCCGCGGTTCCTGGCGGAGTACACGCAGGGCGAGCGGACCCCCGAACCGGGCGCGGCGTGCAGCGGCGGTTACTCGGGCGCCCAATAG
- a CDS encoding ATP-dependent Clp protease ATP-binding subunit, which yields MFERFTDRARRVVVLAQEEARMLNHNYIGTEHILLGLIHEGEGVAAKALESLGISLEAVRQQVEEIIGQGQQAPSGHIPFTPRAKKVLELSLREALQLGHNYIGTEHILLGLIREGEGVAAQVLVKLGADLNRVRQQVIQLLHGYQGKEPQATGASSESTPSTSLVLDQFGRNLTQAARESKLDPVIGRDKEIERVMQVLSRRTKNNPVLIGEPGVGKTAVVEGLAQKIVKGEIPETLKDKQLYTLDLGALVAGSRYRGDFEERLKKVLKEIRTRGDIILFIDELHTLVGAGAAEGAIDAASILKPMLARGELQTIGATTLDEYRKYLEKDAALERRFQPIQVDEPTITHAIEILKGLRDRYEAHHRVSITDSALVAAAQLADRYISDRFLPDKAIDLIDEAGSRMRIRRMTAPPDLREFDEKIAGVRRDKESAIDAQDFEKAASLRDDEKQLLNKKAQREKEWKAGDMDVVAEVDEELIAEVLAASTGIPVFKLTEEESSRLLRMEDELHRRVIGQEDAIKALSQAIRRTRAGLKDPKRPGGSFIFAGPSGVGKTELSKTLAEFLFGDEDALIQLDMSEFMEKHTVSRLFGSPPGYVGYEEGGQLTEKVRRKPFSVVLFDEIEKAHNDIFNSLLQVLEEGRLTDAQGRIVDFKNTVIIMTTNLGTRDISKGVAMGFAKEDDANTNYERMKAKVSEELKTNFRPEFLNRVDDIIVFHQLTETEIFQIVDLMITGLDTRLKEKDMGIELRPAAKKVLAERGFDPVLGARPLRRTIQREIEDQLSEKILFGDIKAGQIVVIDAEGEGTDAKFTFKGVPKPAEVPDTPAVEESAAGKSE from the coding sequence ATGTTCGAGAGGTTTACCGACCGCGCGCGGCGAGTGGTGGTTCTGGCCCAGGAAGAGGCCAGGATGCTCAACCACAACTACATCGGTACGGAGCACATCCTGCTCGGCCTCATCCACGAGGGTGAGGGCGTCGCCGCCAAGGCCCTCGAGAGCCTTGGCATCAGCCTCGAAGCGGTTCGGCAGCAGGTTGAGGAGATCATCGGCCAGGGCCAGCAGGCGCCGTCCGGGCACATCCCGTTCACTCCGCGCGCCAAGAAGGTCCTGGAGCTGTCGCTGCGCGAGGCACTGCAGCTCGGCCACAACTACATCGGGACCGAGCACATACTGCTCGGCCTCATCCGCGAGGGCGAGGGCGTGGCCGCCCAGGTCCTCGTGAAGCTCGGCGCCGACCTGAACCGGGTCCGCCAGCAGGTCATCCAGTTGCTCCACGGCTACCAGGGCAAGGAGCCACAGGCGACCGGCGCGTCGTCGGAGTCCACGCCGTCCACGTCGCTGGTGCTGGACCAGTTCGGCCGCAACCTGACCCAGGCCGCCCGGGAGAGCAAGCTCGACCCGGTGATCGGCCGGGACAAGGAAATCGAGCGCGTCATGCAGGTGCTCTCGCGGCGGACCAAGAACAACCCCGTGCTCATCGGTGAGCCCGGCGTCGGCAAGACCGCGGTCGTCGAGGGCCTGGCGCAGAAGATCGTCAAGGGCGAGATCCCGGAGACGCTCAAGGACAAGCAGCTGTACACGCTGGACCTGGGCGCCCTGGTCGCCGGCAGCCGCTACCGCGGTGACTTCGAGGAGCGCCTGAAGAAGGTGCTCAAGGAGATCCGCACGCGCGGCGACATCATCCTGTTCATCGACGAGCTGCACACGCTGGTCGGAGCGGGCGCGGCGGAGGGTGCCATAGACGCCGCCTCCATCCTCAAGCCCATGCTGGCCCGCGGTGAGCTGCAGACCATCGGTGCGACCACGCTCGACGAGTACCGCAAGTACCTGGAGAAGGACGCCGCCCTGGAACGGCGCTTCCAGCCGATCCAGGTGGACGAGCCGACGATCACGCACGCCATCGAGATCCTCAAGGGTCTGCGCGACCGGTACGAGGCCCACCACCGGGTCTCGATCACCGACAGCGCGCTGGTGGCCGCCGCGCAGCTGGCCGACCGCTACATCAGCGACCGGTTCCTGCCGGACAAGGCCATCGACCTGATCGACGAGGCGGGCTCGCGGATGCGCATCCGCCGGATGACCGCGCCGCCGGACCTGCGCGAGTTCGACGAGAAGATCGCGGGCGTGCGCCGCGACAAGGAGTCCGCGATCGACGCGCAGGACTTCGAGAAGGCCGCGTCGCTGCGTGACGACGAGAAGCAGCTGCTGAACAAGAAGGCGCAGCGGGAGAAGGAGTGGAAGGCCGGCGACATGGACGTCGTGGCCGAGGTCGACGAGGAACTCATCGCCGAGGTCCTGGCCGCCTCCACCGGCATCCCGGTCTTCAAGCTCACCGAGGAGGAGAGCTCCCGGCTGCTGCGCATGGAGGACGAGCTGCACCGGCGGGTCATCGGCCAGGAGGACGCCATCAAGGCGCTCTCGCAGGCCATCCGCCGTACCCGCGCCGGGCTGAAGGACCCCAAGCGCCCGGGTGGTTCGTTCATCTTCGCCGGCCCGTCCGGTGTCGGTAAGACCGAGCTGTCCAAGACGCTGGCCGAGTTCCTGTTCGGGGACGAGGACGCGCTGATCCAGCTGGACATGTCCGAGTTCATGGAGAAGCACACCGTCTCGCGGCTGTTCGGCTCCCCGCCCGGATACGTCGGCTACGAGGAGGGCGGCCAGCTCACCGAGAAGGTGCGCCGCAAGCCGTTCTCCGTGGTCCTCTTCGACGAGATCGAGAAGGCCCACAACGACATCTTCAACTCGCTCCTGCAGGTGCTGGAGGAGGGTCGTCTCACCGACGCCCAGGGTCGCATCGTCGACTTCAAGAACACGGTCATCATCATGACGACCAACCTGGGTACGCGGGACATCTCCAAGGGCGTGGCCATGGGCTTCGCCAAGGAGGACGACGCCAACACCAACTACGAGCGGATGAAGGCCAAGGTCAGCGAGGAGCTCAAGACCAACTTCCGGCCCGAGTTCCTCAACCGTGTGGACGACATCATCGTCTTCCACCAGCTGACGGAGACGGAGATCTTCCAGATCGTCGACCTGATGATCACGGGGCTCGACACCCGCCTCAAGGAGAAGGACATGGGGATCGAGCTGCGCCCCGCCGCCAAGAAGGTGCTGGCGGAGCGCGGGTTCGACCCGGTCCTGGGCGCGCGGCCGCTGCGTCGCACGATCCAGCGGGAGATCGAGGACCAGCTGTCGGAGAAGATCCTCTTCGGCGACATCAAGGCCGGTCAGATCGTCGTGATCGACGCCGAGGGCGAGGGCACGGACGCCAAGTTCACCTTCAAGGGTGTGCCGAAGCCGGCCGAGGTCCCGGACACGCCCGCGGTCGAGGAGTCGGCCGCAGGCAAGAGCGAGTAA
- a CDS encoding histone-like nucleoid-structuring protein Lsr2 — protein MAQKVQVFLVDDLDGGEAEETVTFGLDGSVYEIDLSAGNAAKLREALTPFVEAARKAPAKASRGTARRGSRNAPSRERSAEIRAWAKAAGKPVNERGRIPAAIVAEYEAVKG, from the coding sequence ATGGCACAGAAGGTCCAGGTTTTCCTGGTCGACGACCTCGACGGCGGCGAGGCCGAGGAGACGGTGACGTTCGGTCTGGACGGCTCCGTGTACGAAATCGACCTGAGCGCGGGTAATGCTGCCAAGCTCCGCGAGGCCCTTACTCCGTTCGTCGAGGCGGCCCGCAAGGCTCCCGCCAAGGCCTCCCGTGGCACCGCCCGCCGCGGCAGCCGGAATGCGCCCAGCCGTGAGCGCAGCGCGGAGATTCGCGCGTGGGCCAAGGCCGCCGGCAAGCCGGTCAATGAGCGTGGGCGTATCCCCGCGGCGATCGTTGCCGAATATGAGGCGGTCAAGGGTTAG